The nucleotide sequence AAAACCTTTTTGACAACCTCTTAATGTATCACCAAGAACAGTGTTGATTTGGTAAACTTTTAGAATACGTTGACTAAAAGGATCGATACGTTTACCTGGATCGTATCTCAGTTCCAGGATCGGTATACAACATCTCCATAGAATTTAGAATATGCTtacattttctatattgaattggTCTTTGGTGTTTTACAGTCGAATAGTGAAATCATATCAAGGGTTATGTCCGAGATGATAACTACAGTCAACACTATATGAGACCATTGTTGGCTATGCGGTATAAATATTAGATTGAATATACAGTTTAAACAGTGAGTATCGATGGTTTTATTATTACAGTAACTGATGTGATTGTGAAGTAGGGCTGAAAGCTCAGGACTccaatcattaacataaacatttaaaaagtcataTCAGTATAGTTAATTGCATTCACATTGTCATTCTTAGAAACCGTGAAATTATAGCAGGGTCGACAGTACGAACTAAGCCACTTACTACAACTTACAGCAATCTGTTCTCTATATCTGATACCAACAAACAGACACACGCATAGAAAAAAGCTAACAAGCATCACTACTATAATTGGACCTGATGGAACATATGTTACTGTTTGTAATTTAGGCTTGCACCCGATTTCACTAAGtgataatttagaaattattcTCCCTCGCAGTGAAGGTGGATTGTAGCATTTAAGATCATGCAAATATTTATAACGAGAGATATTATTTTCTCTCACATCATAATAAGATGATGCCACTCGATTGTCTATATATTGGGAAATGTCTTGAAAGTACTTTACACCACAATCACACATAAACGGATTATTTCGTATATCAACCGTTAGTTTATGACAAATATCACGTAACCATGTTCTTATTTCGTAAAATGTGAGTGATGATATGTTATTATAACGTAAATCTACAAATCCTTGAGGGCTATCACCTTCGTATTTATCATGACATATTATAGGGAAAACATTTTCTATGAAGTTGTGACTAAGATCTAAATATTTCAAATCCTTTGCTCCTAGCCTCCAGTCCTGTAAATGTTTTGGTGTTTCAATCATATTAGATGCACTAAAGTTAAGCATTTCAATGTTCGGATACATAGATTTATCAATCTGCCGAGTAAACGGTTGTATTATTGAAAAACTTTTATGGAGGTGTCGAAGATATTTGTAGGTGCAGGTGCGATCACGGAAATTAGGTCGCGCTTGAAAGGTTTCTAATCTTGAACGTTTATTCATATTACCAATCCAACaagatatattgttttcaattatttttacaGCGTTTACATTACCACACTGAAAAGCTTGAGTCAAATGTTTTGCCTTTTGAAACTGTTGAAAATCATTTTGAGTCATATATATCACTGAATTGACCAAAGTGAAATATTTCATACGATCAGGTATTGTATCAATATCATCAGATGTTGCTTCGGATGTAAATCCATTCAAAACACAGTTTGATATTCGTAATGAATGGAGGAGACGTGCTCGGCCCGGGTATGGAAAGAAAACGCGTCCAGTCTGTCCACACGTTATGTCAACGGAAAATAACATATCTGCtttaattttggatgtgaaaCGTCGAAAATCGAGAAAGTTTAAAACATTGTTGTTGATATTGCAAATAATCTCGATATAGTATTCAccagatttgttttgtttttgtaactcatttaccatgtttaccttaCAAAACTGTTGCCATGGTTGTAAGATAGAAAACGTATTATTATCCGTTACATACCCTGACAGTTGAGATAATTTCTTTGCTGATTGaatcttgtttttgttttcagtCGTCACATGATTAGCAAATAATAAAAAGAGTAGGAGATCAACACAGAATCTGAATGATTGATATGAACAAAACCCCATAATGTCCTATTCTATGATTAAAACTacttctgtatctgtatctgttaTGTTACTGAGTTCTGTATCTGTTATGTTACTGAGTTCAGGAACCGTTGTGGTTTTCTTCGCACTGTTAGGAGAGCAACGGGATTAAATCTAACTGTTACAGGACAAATAAAGAAAACATCTGCAAGTTTGAATATTCATGTTAAcacaatgtttgtttttatttcctcGACTATTCAAATTAAGTTCTTTGGTATTTCCTTATGTTCAGCAAAACAGGGTTATACACAGACGGATATTTTGTTCTTTCTTGTACATGGCTACGTAATAAAATTTTAGGGGACACCCCTAGCTGTTACAATGCCATACTGCACAAATACAGAGCAGAATCTGCTATTGTTGATAAAACAATCGGTAAATTTATACTAAACGCCTTCAAGACACCGTTTGAGGATAATATTATACACTGTTAACTtacaaaatttgcaaattaaatttattaaaaaaaaagtaaaaaaacaaaagtactgaactccaagaaaaattctcTGCTTTTGATTAAATCGTGTGATCAATGATTTAAATCGTTATAATTTTGTTAACTTTTCGGTAGCTTCAACTCTGCTACATGTGTTTATTGTTTCGGATTCCTGAATATTTTGGCTTCGTGAATCACTGAATTATTTGGTCAGACAGTGATATATTCAATATTACAAGTTATTATTCACTTTAAATCATCGCAGCTAAATTACCATACATTcatttatatagttttatatagttttaaataTGTGTTCAGAACATGTATTAAATCTAAGTACGTACGTAACAATATCATCAAATAAACCAACAACTAAACTTAGTATACTCACCATGTTGAAATTATGACCCTTGAATCAAACGAACTAGCAGGTAAACTTTTCATTCCTACAATATTTACATTCAAATAAACACGCAGCTAGATTAATTATACGTATTTTGTTACAATTCTTAGAATCATCTGTATCAAAATCCGGGAAAACAAACGTGTTAtaaatcatattatataatagttcatttGTCAAGGTCTGTTGCCTCCCTTTTTCTGagaattaattgtattttttaaaagaaatattcacGTACTTTTAACGAGAATATGGTAACAAACGATCGAACACTATCAGAAAGCAATTCATCTTCTAAAAATGAAAACAcaagaataaacaaaataattaacaaaacgGATAATATTTCTTTGTAAATATCAATGTATGCTAtacggtgacaaaagttttaaaatgtaataaaagtcGTCTAAAACGTCCCAAAAATAACATCCGGCTAAAAAGGTCTTAACTAAACAAAGATGTCTTTTTTATTTTCCACCAGGCAAACGTTACCAAAGGGACTTTAaaactaaactgacaacgccatggctaaaaacgaataAACCAACAGTCAAACActtgtacacaaaacacaacatagataactaaagaATGAGTAACACAAACCTGACCAAAAGCTAGGATTGATCTTAGGTTCTGTGGTAGATCTGTTCAACATGTAGCACTTGTTTGTaaaaacccggtaataagtctaattcggaaggtcacgTTCGGGAAATGTGGACTTGATTTTAGTTACGACAATAGttacatatccgctatcatctgtgaaatggatattcagtaacggtcaaccaaattgtgatggtgtccgtaaaatttgcgAAGGTATGATATCAATTTAACCAGTTTGAACTCGTGGTGTTGTGGCTTTCATAATAGTAGAAacactctatcaaggaaatcacgACATGAAATATAAGCCCTAGagtatcgtatcaactgggagatatataatcCATTTGAAAGCGATGCTGGAATATTGTTACATAAAAatgtaaagttcacaattgaGAAGCTGCAATAATCTCTATTGTCATAAGctaatatttatatttgattaaatataTGAGTCAGACTTAACTGTATGTGATGTATTCTTTATTCGGTGAGATAGATGTGTTCAACATATATAGTAACTGCATTTTGAATTAGTTAATATAAGAAAACATTAGATATGTGGCGGAAAGTAAAGCTAAAGGATACTGTTAACTTTTTTtgtcttcctaagaagttcctgtatgacgTCAGACTCGTGTCAATAAAAGAACACAAAAGAATTTTCTAAAACGGGTAAATTTGAATTAACATGCTTTCATGCcatgtatataattttattcaaGTTATAATAATCTGTcaggattttaattttatttgcatCTAATTTATAGATTTGCAAGTTCTGACAGATCTATTGTGaagcatttgtttttttctcttgcaAATATGGACACAAACTTAACTTTTTTCTTTCAAGTGGTAGTAATTACTTCCCGATAATTGTAATGGGTTAAGCATTTAGTGCATCAGAAAAATTGAAACTGATAAACATTTCAGCTCAAGAAAGAAACATCGTAATTCCACTCTTTCCGAGTTTGATAAACtgcatattgtttttattagGGATGGTATGACATCTGGTGACCTTGGGAGGGGGTAGAGTTCGTCCAATCTCAGCTCTACTGTTTTTAAGAGCTACCTCTAGTGTTGTTGCCTTTGACacatatatcttttaaaaattaatcaAGGCAGCCGAATGTGATTGTAGATCAAACTTTACACCAAGAAATTGAAAGTCGCTTCTTTTCGGACTGGAAAAGTTTATcttccacaaaaaaaaatgtaagaattACTCTAGTTTCTCGGGAGTTCTATTGTCTACTACCGCCAAAACAAACAAAGGCCATGTATTGCGGTAGACAGGTTGAAAGTATAAGAAAGGATCAGggatgttttatatttataattgaacTATACAAACTCCTTGGATTTCATCGTCTGTCAATGCTTGCCTGCCATGCATGCAATTTCAAAATGTGTGTTCACATATGAAGCCAATGTTTGACTTAAgtgaaaacaaaagttttttaAAGTCTTAAAACAGTTGTGCAGAGATTTTTCTGATTGAGTTAAATTACAAAATTGTGGTGTTGATGAATCTTTTTCAATTGCAAGAAAGCTCGTGGCTTTTCTTGATGATCATACGATTAAATTCGAAAGTGTTAACAGTTATCCCTATAAATTACGTGCAAAAATTGTAACTACAAAAGATGCTTCTCATGCCAAGCTGCTCCCTTGCGATTCAACGTTGTCAACATTTGCTTTGAGTATATGGATGACATCACAACTTCCTCAACCACTTCTTATATCTCCGCTAAAGCTTAGATGGATTGATAAGGTTGGTTTCAACTGGTATTTTCTAGGGCCAAATGTCTTCTGACTACCTTCTTTAAATTGGTTGTActtgtaaatgaaaatatatgcGCTCAAAAGATTATGTTTGCTTTCAGAATAACCTGTCATGTACAGACCTGAGTCAATGCGATGCAAGTGAAATGTATGGAGTAAAATATAGGTCATCTGATGATTAAAGAAAATTTGCTGGAGATCAGGCCTGTGTACCTTTTAAAGTATGTGGTGCAATCTGTGGTATATAACAAGGGAAATGTTTTTGTAGTTTACTTTTTGTGTAATAACTACACTTTTAAGCTTAGAAAACCGCaaacctttgataggaaaactgacaatcttattcaattaagattggagtcgagtgcagcTGCACAAGTATGGTTCAAACTCACAACTCAGTTTTGACTGGCTAGTAATTTTAGTAGTAactccggaatatgacagttgtttgagcttttgattttgccattcgattagggattttccattttgaattttcctcggaggtccgtttttttggtgattttactttttagaccactcggccaccgagaccTCGGTCATGTAATAGTAATAACCCAGCGTAAACAACTGgaattttagataaataaacgtagttttgaatttaatatttgaaaacatattatcttaaataaagtataaaaaagatgtggtataactgTCAAtaaggcaactctccacaagtgactaAATGACTCAGAAATAAACACTggtaggtcaacgtacggccttcaacaatgagcaaagcttataccgcatagtcaactataaaagaccacgaaatgacaatgtaaaacaattcacacaagaaaactaaccgcctaatttatgtacaaaaaatgaacgaaaaacaaatatgtagcacacacacacacacgacAACCTCTGAATTATAGTATTCCGACATGGGACAATAATTTGTGATTAAGGTCATTGATTAATTATGTAATACtttttgttttggtatttttACGAAATACTACCGacaaaacatttacatttttgtgaGAAATAATAACGTGGtattgatacaatttttttttgtaaatcccATTAAAGAAGTAGGCAGTATTTAAAGAATTTTAGCATTAAAAAAacgaaaacattgaaaaaaaattcccaaaagtgcgtttcacatacatttataataaacATGAACTTTTCGCTCGTGATTCTATCTTCTATATATCGCTTCTATACTATGACACGTCATAACTTTTTCCAAATCGAACGGtttgttatattttcaaattccAACAACAATGTTAGGTTTAAGGTAAATGAATTTAGGCTAGCTGAAGTTTTGGTACAATATGTAAACAACGTAACTGAAATCTGCCAATTGTAATATTGTAACTCTTGAATGACAATGTTCTTTTTAAATCGAACGTAGCTCCCTTCCGTCATTCTGAAACTAACGTGGTTTAGAGAAAATCAATCTACGAATATTGGAGTCATCTATGATAATTTGTTACACTTATTTCCTGTTCAAATGCGGTAGGAATGTtgctttgaaaaattaaataataacaatGGGAAGATGAAATCCATTTCTGTCGATTTCAAGTTTAATTTCCTCCCATTTGTGTCGATTTAAACGTCTAAATTAAGATATAAATACATTGTTAATCTATATTTGGTATGCTTaattagctgtatttagcaaaagtccagtcaatctagcataaatttgacctcaaccttgaagtaattgcaacagaaactttTTAAGCTTTAACCTTTAgaattataccccaaatatacacagaaaaagtcCAACAAAAAACAACTTGATTTTATAGTtactatggagatttgcattgaagcTCTACTTAAACAtgaaaaaggcagaaatatcaataaaaattgatacaaaattagaaCTTTACCGCCTCTATTCAACAGAATGCATTGATTCTTGATATTGAACCCGTCTTTAGAAtgtaacaaacaactctaaatgTGTTTTcgtatcttttatcaagctacaacATAGATTTCATAATtaattagttgaccatttattagatttgTCAGCATGTCAATGTAAAGAATCTCATATGAataaagtttctttaaacaaggtagatgctgaagaaatataatttacaaatacaacttatacgaaatattaatattattttttgaaaatgatcACAAagccatacattttttttttatgaaaaatgtgcaaaaaaaatttaagaaaccGATATCACTTCGGTTCTTGTACATTTCATgcgcagaagattatataatatagCCAAATACGAACTCATAACCCCAGCAAAGCATCATActttacatgaattttaagaTAAGCaatcaaaaactgacaaaaaaatactaattcacagagttatctccctttccaatgttaatttccataacaAATTGCAAATGCTGATATTGGTTTTCCTAAAGGTAGAATTTATGGgactttttctgtgtatatttggggcttAATGACATagaataaaactaaaacattttctgttgcaattagtttgaggttcaaagttagtttgactggactacaaaacttttaggataaactcatcataagtaccaggattaaaattttatttttacgcgagacgcgcgtctcgtctacataagactcatcagtgacgctcgaataaaataatgtttaaaaagccaaataataGGAATCATTGGtctcaatgcttttcaaattcgtactttaatgaataatatttatGTATTAAGTTCGATTGAAAGTTTAAATGTACAACACATCGTTTAAAACAATTACATTCAGGTTTTACATAAAACCCATAAcaagtaatgttaaaaaaaaatgctagtaaattataaaaatattaaagtgtCGTTTCCATATTCAAAAAAGAAATGATGAATCCTTGCTATCTTATGCAAAAGGAAGATTTCTATAGGGCAACAGTCTCTCTTTGACATTACAGAACATAAGTTACTAACTTGTTAAATGCTTTTCTGACTAGGTGGATGTGcagataaaaaatattatataattgtcTAGCAAAAAACATATGCATGCAGAACGTAAACAATAATTTTcttgttataaataaattcaccatagataccagtttaaaattttgtactaacgccagacgcgcgtttcgtctacaaaagactcatcagtgacgctcgaatccaaaaatgtttaaaaggccaaataaagtacgaagttgaagagcattgaggaccgaaattcctaaaggttttgacaaatacagctaaggtaatatattcctgaggtagaaaagccttagtatttcaaaaatttaaaagttttggaaacagttaatttataaaaatgaccatatcaatgataattcttgtcagcacagaagtgctgactactgggctggtgatacattcgatgaattaaaactccaccagcagtggcatcgacccagtgccATATGGCACAAAATCAAAAACATGCTTTAAAACTGTTTGCAATCAATGTagtttttttccaattttgaaaataaagtatccgcgaagcTTTTAATGCAGACTGGTAatggttttgattttgtttttgtttttgcagATGTTAATTAAATGATACCTATTTATCATaattaattcagaaaaaaaacgtAGTTTGCGGAAATCCTTTAAAAATCTGtctgtttatatattttactaaATGATAGTACACAGTTCCGTaagcattattatttatcattactTCAAGTTTGTTCACAACATTATTATTATCCTTATGTATGTCTTctgaaatgaagaaaacaaacgAAATAGACTAGGAGCATTCTATTTGCTGAAAGAAAATAAAGTCGTTCTGCATTTTTTGttcagttatttttttaaggACCTAGATACATCCTGTTCCCCATGAAATATATTTCAAGGAAACGGTTCAGAATGAGATACTATATCACAATTCGTTATATTTTTCCTTTACTTGGACTTGGACTTGGACTTAATATCGTTACCGTTACAAACGAAAGGAATAATGATTTGGTTGTAAAACAACAGCAGATGAATAATTCAATAGATACATTTACCAATTTTTCTAATGTGATAAATGAGTTTCAAAGTCTTGAGAACTGGAGTCGGCTATGTAATATATCACAAACTGGACACACTTACTTTGACATTGTGTGTATTATTCAAGTTGATTCCAGTATCAAGTTATCAGAATTTAGAAATTTTACAGATAAAGTATCATCAAATATCAGATTTGACTTATCCGTCACTTGTGAAGATGGTGTAATATACTTTCCCTGGCCGTTCAGAGCCGAcaaactaaataaaatttacatcaAAGACTGTCGAATTAAAGATTACAGGACCGATTACAAGAATCAGTTGATAAACAGCATTCCCGACACAATTAAATATCTTCAAATGGACAACGTCACTATAAGTCAAAGGGTTGAAGAATTATATGACTCAATACCAAAAGCTAACTCGCCTATAACAAGAGCTGCAGAATGTGGACCGGAAAATGCTTTTTCAATTATTCATAGGGGGACAATTGTGACATTTGAAGATTTATACAACCatcatttgtttgatttcaattcTGCAGTCTATCAATATAACCATTATTTTAACACGCAGAAGAGAGCCTGTTTGTACAACAACCTTGAGGTTTATGAAATGAGTGGgacaaaaaaaagtttaagaaAGAATGACATCAATAAGATAGCTTATACCGACGTTGCAGAAAAtctcaaaatattgaatttttctaATAATGGGATGTTTGACTCTTTTTATAAATTACAAGGCTGGCAACGACGCTTCCCAGTGATGGAATATATAGACTTTTCCAATAATAACATAAAATTCCTTCCTATGATACAAGATTACAGTTTAGctgtgaaaaaaaacaaatcagtcGTAACAATAGATTTACGGCGTAATAATATAACTTCACTAACAAAACGTATGATAGACTCATTCTCAACTCACGAATTTGTCAAAGTCGACATCAGTGAAAATCCGTTCATATGTGATTGTGGAATACTTGAAGTAATTGCATATCTATCTTCAAAGACTATGCCAAAAGTTTATGATTACCTTGGGTCGCTAGAGTGTTCAAAACCCTCAAACGTCCGTGGACGTAAGCTGATAAATATGTCCGCTACAGATCTTAACTGTAACAAGGAGACAGTTGTAAACTTTCAAGTAGTTGTTTTGAGCATCATAACAATAACATTGGTCATCATAACTTTATTGACAATCTATTTCAGGAATATGATCAAAGTTATTTTGTTTACTCGACTCAATATAAACTGTCCATGTGAATTCAGAAATGTCACAACCGATGAAAAAGAATATGATGCATTTATTGCCTACAGCGAGAAAGATGTTGATTGGGTTATACATACAGCTTTACCTAAGTTGGAATCAGAGGACGCTGGGAGAGCATGCAGACTCTGTCTTCATCATAGAGATTTTATAGTTGGTAATACCATAGCTGATAATATATACAACAGTGTTGAAAACAGCTATCACACCATCCTACTTATAACCAATGAGTTCTTGAAGAGTGAATGGTGCATGATGGAATTCCGAACAGCTTTGAGGAAAAACTTACAGGATAAAGGTCGTCATTTGATAATTGTGTTGAAGGGAAATATAACTTTGGATAATATTGATCCTGATTTGAAAAGTTGTCTCAATTCTCAAACATATCTTAAAATGGGAGATGTTTTATTTTGGGATAAACTGAAATATGCCATATCATTTAGACATAACACTAAACAAAATGATTAACAAATCGTTGTTGTACTAATAATTGTGTGTGGGGTTTAATTCTGCAACATTATGAAAAACTACGAGATGTGTTGTTTTAgaattaaataatttgttatcaAGTTTGTCAATATGattgataaattatataaatgCCTAAAGCGATTAATTCCAAGATTATATTGCAGACTACCTGTGttatagaaaacaacaaaaaaatttctTAGGGTGTTACTCTCTTGTTACATATGTCGTCACAACTATAGTGAAGGATTCATGTCAAGACGTTACAAACTGTCAAAAAGATTGTCAAAAACAGCCGTAGTGgttcttataaactatataaaccATTTGAAAGGGATTAATTAAACTGACGAGGTAGGGAGGAATTCACAATGAATTGTTTAGACTTGTTGACCTAACTGTATTTGTCGTCTTCTTCGTAACAGAATGAGAACAGTTCttgatttggattttttttgttttatatacatgtactgtatatTGATAAGTACGATCGAGTGGTCTGGAGCGCTGGACACTGTCTCGAGGACACAGTACAGACGGTGTTGTCTCAATATCATTATAGCCTGAGTTCGAATTCCAACGAGGGAAGAACAATTTAATATTGTTGTACTGATAGTTTAAGTAATTATGTACTACATATTGTATTTACACATGTACGATGATGCTTACGAGTACACTAAAACTCTTCAAGAATAGGTTCTGTGCGTGTTATTTAAAGTATTCTGAATGAAAGTGTAATGCATGTATTgtttctctaaatcgatttatgactttggaacagcgatatactactgttgcctttatttattaaattgaaGGAATTAATTcgtttttgaatatatatgttgACCACAAAGGACAACGGATATGTTCCACTTATTGTGGAAAGATTTTGAACAAAGAGTTCAAATTTGTGTTGTTAAAATCGTCCATTCAAAAATTGACGGACACCTAACGAATTAGAATTATCACATggtttgtatttacatgagcaacatgacgtaTAGAATGATCCTCTTATCATTCTGTTACACCTGAGATCCCCATCGGTACTTGATGGGGATCGTTTTGCtcaatctttaattttctattttgtttttttgtgtactGCTATTTTTCTTTCGGTTGTTGACATGACATTTGTGAGGAtgtcttatgagtttgaatatccaaATTTGTATCTTTCGCGTATCtttaatttgatgcgactgtcattcaagttagaggttaagcgctataaaaccaagttcaatccactattttctgcATTTCAAAATGCCCGTAcaaagtcaggaatgtgacagtcgttgttcattcttttgatgtgttttatcatttgattttgcaatttgattagggactttccgttttgagttttcctcggagttcaatgtttttgtgatttttactttttctgACATTTAAGCTGTATTTGAATTGATATGTTTTTCTTCAGTGCCCGTCAATGTCGTTATATATTTGGACTCAATATCGTTTTTAATTCGAgtgtcactgctgagtcttttgtagactaaacctgtgtctggcgtacacaattttgactttttttttttatatatattgagttCATAATTGATACACTCATTTCCTGAAAATTTACAGGGCATATAATGTTAAAATTGGTAGGAACATTAGTGTTTCTTTTATTATGGGTTTCAATGCTTCTTAACTTAGTTATTGATTTGACcttcaattgttttttaattcatGGACAACTAATGTGTCTCGTGTAGATGAAACATTAATTTGGCGTACTAGATAATACTTCTGGTATTATTTATCGTTTCAAAAGTAAAACAGCATTTTGTTGATATGTGCAAAAGAAGAAGTCaacttttattaaaattgatGTACACAAGTATTATTTATCTGATTATTTTTTcgttatcttttatttttgaaaacaaacaaaatagccAAAAACTTTCTTTTAAAACAGTCGACATAAATGTTATCCTTGTAAAAtgtgttattgttttaatttgaccttgtttttaaattatattcaGTTATGTTAGTAGGGCATGACCAATTGCACCAAGTCCCAACAAAACAAGTGTTGTGACCTGTGTTTATATTCAGCGTGTTTAAATTTACGGTGAAGAGCAGGTGtcgaatttcataaaaaaaattacatttttattaaatCCCTTATCTGTTTCTAGTTGATACCATATAAATTTGCTAAAAAGAAAaggatatatttattttgtaatgaaaaattgcTGATCAATTATGTGT is from Mytilus galloprovincialis chromosome 6, xbMytGall1.hap1.1, whole genome shotgun sequence and encodes:
- the LOC143078434 gene encoding uncharacterized protein LOC143078434, with amino-acid sequence MLFSVDITCGQTGRVFFPYPGRARLLHSLRISNCVLNGFTSEATSDDIDTIPDRMKYFTLVNSVIYMTQNDFQQFQKAKHLTQAFQCGNVNAVKIIENNISCWIGNMNKRSRLETFQARPNFRDRTCTYKYLRHLHKSFSIIQPFTRQIDKSMYPNIEMLNFSASNMIETPKHLQDWRLGAKDLKYLDLSHNFIENVFPIICHDKYEGDSPQGFVDLRYNNISSLTFYEIRTWLRDICHKLTVDIRNNPFMCDCGVKYFQDISQYIDNRVASSYYDVRENNISRYKYLHDLKCYNPPSLRGRIISKLSLSEIGCKPKLQTVTYVPSGPIIVVMLVSFFLCVCLFVGIRYREQIAVSCSKWLSSYCRPCYNFTVSKNDNVNAINYTDMTF